A single region of the Oenococcus kitaharae DSM 17330 genome encodes:
- a CDS encoding YjzD family protein, with amino-acid sequence MKYIAVGIWSVILGNVLGFIVGELSKQAYIPWKISIIFLVIGEAAAILITTISQSADNSKKNTDQ; translated from the coding sequence ATGAAATATATTGCAGTGGGTATTTGGTCGGTTATTTTAGGCAATGTTTTGGGTTTTATCGTTGGAGAACTTTCAAAACAGGCCTATATACCATGGAAAATTTCAATCATCTTTCTAGTTATTGGCGAAGCAGCCGCGATTCTCATCACGACAATTTCTCAATCAGCCGACAATTCGAAAAAAAACACCGATCAATAA
- the rpoD gene encoding RNA polymerase sigma factor RpoD, which yields MTKKIVVSEKNTVAEIQEALTEADVSFLKKDKKAVLLRLAQKNNQKADRAEKKTLTAADKNKIVKIADQPANMNQDHASADFDEKAYDKALKAFIKKNKKAGQVVYDDLEEKMAKPFSLDADQIDKLIEKVEDAGISIVDEDGNPSEKSLNTKTNNPSKEELSAASSAPKGVKINDPVRMYLKEIGRVSLLNATQEVEIAKRIEKGGADGQRARQELAEANLRLVVSIAKRYVGRGMHFLDLIQEGNMGLMKAVEKFDYTKGFKFSTYATWWIRQAITRAIADQARTIRIPVHMVETINKLIRIQRTLIQDLGRDPMPEEIGAEMELTADKVREIQKIAQEPVSLETPIGEEDDSHLGDFIEDNEGESPIESTSDQMLKDQLEEVLGTLTEREENVLRLRFGLEDGKTRTLEEVGRVFGVTRERIRQIEAKALRKLRHPSRSKQLKDFMEE from the coding sequence ATGACTAAAAAAATTGTTGTTTCTGAGAAAAACACTGTTGCAGAAATTCAAGAGGCTTTGACTGAGGCTGATGTCAGTTTTTTGAAAAAAGATAAAAAAGCAGTTTTGTTGCGCTTAGCTCAAAAGAACAACCAAAAAGCAGACCGTGCAGAGAAAAAGACACTGACTGCGGCAGACAAAAACAAAATTGTGAAAATAGCCGATCAGCCCGCTAATATGAATCAGGATCATGCTTCTGCTGATTTTGATGAAAAAGCCTACGATAAGGCTCTAAAAGCTTTCATCAAAAAGAACAAAAAAGCTGGTCAAGTTGTTTATGACGATCTGGAAGAAAAGATGGCTAAGCCTTTTTCGTTGGACGCTGACCAAATTGATAAATTAATTGAAAAAGTCGAAGATGCCGGTATTTCAATTGTCGATGAAGACGGAAATCCTTCCGAAAAGTCACTGAATACGAAGACAAATAATCCAAGCAAAGAAGAACTTTCGGCGGCTTCATCAGCCCCTAAAGGTGTTAAAATCAATGATCCGGTCCGTATGTATTTAAAGGAAATCGGGCGTGTTTCACTGTTAAATGCCACTCAAGAAGTCGAGATTGCTAAAAGAATCGAAAAGGGCGGTGCAGATGGTCAAAGAGCTCGTCAGGAACTAGCTGAAGCCAACCTGCGTCTGGTTGTGTCAATCGCAAAACGTTATGTCGGCCGCGGCATGCATTTTCTTGATTTGATCCAAGAAGGCAACATGGGCTTGATGAAGGCTGTTGAGAAGTTCGATTATACCAAAGGCTTCAAGTTCTCGACTTATGCCACTTGGTGGATTCGTCAAGCAATTACACGTGCGATTGCTGATCAGGCGAGAACGATCAGAATTCCTGTTCATATGGTTGAAACAATTAATAAACTGATTAGAATTCAGCGTACACTGATTCAGGATCTTGGCCGTGACCCAATGCCTGAAGAAATTGGTGCTGAAATGGAATTAACAGCTGACAAAGTGCGTGAAATTCAAAAAATTGCCCAAGAGCCGGTTTCTTTGGAAACTCCTATTGGTGAAGAAGATGATTCTCATTTGGGCGACTTTATTGAAGACAATGAAGGCGAATCACCGATCGAGTCCACTTCTGATCAGATGCTTAAGGACCAGTTAGAGGAAGTCTTAGGTACTTTGACGGAGCGCGAAGAGAATGTTTTGCGTCTGCGCTTTGGCCTAGAAGATGGTAAGACTCGAACTTTGGAAGAAGTCGGCCGTGTCTTTGGCGTCACGCGTGAGAGAATTAGGCAGATTGAAGCCAAGGCTTTACGCAAATTACGTCATCCAAGCCGTTCTAAGCAGTTAAAGGATTTCATGGAAGAATAA
- the pepT gene encoding peptidase T produces the protein MKYEKLVDRFIGYAKINTRSNEASKTVPSDPKEVAFLKKLSEELTQIGLSDVRTMPDGYVFAKLPASKGKETVTPIGFISHVDTADFNSENIQPQIHENYDGQSAIKLSDSVSLDPAVFPNLHNYKGHTLITTDGTTLLGADDKAGVAEIITAMSYLLDHPEMLHGEIEIAFGPDEEIGIGADHFDTKNFGAKFAYTVDGAIKGELQWATFSASAATIKAKGTQVHPSSGYGKLINPIVAIIDAFNLLPNERPENTRGDEGYYYLLDLNGDGDSAEAHLIIRDFKRDGLKQRKQILADAVKQVNAQYSHPVLDLNQYDQYYNMADVLKDHLESVKLAEAAYKELGITPNEAPVRGGTDGSKITFLGMPTPNIFTGAENLHGPYEFASVQDMELAVDVVLKIIALQSK, from the coding sequence GTGAAGTACGAAAAATTAGTTGACCGTTTTATTGGCTACGCCAAGATAAATACACGATCTAATGAAGCGTCAAAGACAGTTCCAAGCGATCCAAAAGAAGTTGCCTTTTTGAAGAAATTGTCCGAAGAATTAACACAAATCGGCCTCTCTGATGTCCGTACGATGCCCGATGGCTATGTGTTTGCTAAATTGCCAGCAAGTAAAGGCAAAGAAACGGTTACGCCGATTGGATTTATTTCGCATGTCGATACAGCTGATTTTAATTCTGAAAATATCCAGCCGCAAATTCATGAAAATTACGATGGCCAGTCAGCTATTAAACTCAGCGACAGTGTCAGTTTGGATCCAGCTGTTTTCCCGAATCTTCACAATTATAAGGGTCATACCTTAATCACGACGGACGGTACAACTTTGCTAGGTGCTGATGATAAAGCCGGCGTGGCTGAGATTATTACAGCTATGTCGTATTTGCTGGATCATCCAGAAATGCTGCATGGTGAAATCGAGATTGCTTTCGGGCCAGATGAGGAAATAGGCATTGGGGCCGATCACTTTGATACGAAGAATTTCGGTGCTAAATTTGCTTACACAGTCGACGGCGCAATCAAAGGAGAGCTGCAGTGGGCGACTTTTTCTGCGTCTGCAGCAACAATCAAGGCCAAAGGCACGCAAGTTCACCCTTCATCAGGTTATGGCAAATTGATTAATCCAATTGTTGCAATCATTGATGCTTTTAATTTGCTGCCAAATGAGCGCCCAGAAAATACACGTGGTGATGAAGGCTATTATTATCTGCTGGATCTCAATGGTGATGGTGATTCAGCTGAGGCGCATTTGATTATTCGCGATTTTAAGCGCGATGGCCTCAAACAGCGCAAACAAATTCTTGCGGATGCTGTTAAACAGGTCAATGCACAATATTCGCATCCTGTTTTGGATTTAAATCAATACGACCAATACTACAATATGGCTGATGTTTTAAAGGATCATCTCGAGTCGGTCAAATTAGCAGAAGCAGCTTATAAAGAATTAGGCATTACGCCTAATGAGGCGCCGGTTCGCGGCGGTACGGATGGCTCTAAAATTACTTTCTTAGGTATGCCGACACCGAACATCTTTACCGGGGCTGAGAATCTACATGGCCCATATGAATTTGCTTCAGTTCAGGACATGGAACTAGCTGTTGACGTGGTCCTTAAGATTATTGCTTTACAATCTAAATAA
- the dnaG gene encoding DNA primase, producing MAALIPKETIEQVKDAANIVDIIGQYVDLKKKGKYYWGLCPFVSENSASFTVDEEGQRYKCYSCGRSGNVFDFLSEKKGLSFPQAVMELASGLGIHIDQKYTENAGSRFNEQEQHLIDLNKQAAEIFNHLLLNTDLSGQALHYLEKDRHLDRQTMIDFQLGYLPSDWSLHQFFDEKKIPIEEQLTSGLISQYDDGSFHDVFANRVMFPLKDSYGNVVGFSGRTLDSTNSAKYINSKETAVFKKSRLLYHFDQAKQAAKLSQRFLLLEGYLDVIAAHKAGVDYGIASMGTSLTKEQLQLISRNSPKLTIAYDGDSAGQNATWRAISETRQFPHLQVDIVTIPAGKDPDEYLQEKGPEALKQIFEQDSSSINDFALEYLKHNRNLSNTADLSAYTTDLLTFLSEHPDPIANDLTLKKLSDQFGLSRSVLDQSLTQLTRNSPQTRETGLQGFAEPDPGPAPVPAGAATSLRDPISGQQAMIERKMIVSAIYHESVFKEIEKNQTFVFQSPENQLYYFLIKGFRSRHPGMESIGSALMENMTAAEQEKFAPLINQQLALYSTANTDAIDDYIWQLTVRIPFEKQILNLKSQIQTAINLNQSDQIKELNVKLAKLMKEKAENKHD from the coding sequence ATGGCAGCTTTAATTCCTAAAGAGACAATTGAACAGGTAAAAGATGCCGCTAATATCGTTGACATTATCGGCCAATATGTGGATCTGAAGAAAAAAGGCAAATATTATTGGGGACTTTGCCCTTTCGTTTCTGAGAATTCCGCTAGCTTTACAGTGGATGAAGAAGGGCAGCGGTATAAATGCTATTCTTGCGGCCGCAGCGGCAATGTTTTTGACTTTTTATCTGAAAAAAAGGGCCTATCTTTCCCTCAAGCTGTGATGGAACTTGCTTCTGGCCTGGGCATTCATATTGATCAAAAATATACGGAAAATGCCGGCAGCCGTTTCAATGAACAAGAACAGCACCTGATCGATCTTAATAAGCAGGCGGCTGAGATTTTTAATCACCTGCTTTTAAACACAGACTTGTCTGGACAGGCATTGCATTACCTTGAAAAAGATCGTCATCTTGATCGTCAGACGATGATTGATTTTCAACTCGGTTATCTTCCTTCGGATTGGTCGTTACACCAATTTTTTGATGAGAAAAAAATTCCAATAGAAGAACAATTGACCTCGGGGCTGATTTCTCAGTATGATGATGGCAGTTTTCATGATGTCTTTGCTAATCGCGTCATGTTTCCACTAAAAGATAGTTATGGCAATGTGGTTGGTTTTTCAGGCCGCACACTAGACTCGACTAATTCTGCTAAATATATTAATTCCAAGGAGACGGCAGTCTTCAAAAAATCCAGGCTACTCTATCATTTTGATCAGGCCAAACAAGCGGCCAAACTTTCCCAGCGTTTCTTATTGCTGGAAGGCTACTTGGATGTGATCGCAGCACACAAAGCCGGCGTAGATTATGGCATTGCGTCAATGGGTACGAGTCTGACTAAAGAACAGCTGCAATTAATTTCTCGCAACAGTCCAAAGCTGACAATTGCTTATGATGGTGATTCAGCGGGGCAGAATGCGACTTGGCGTGCAATTTCCGAGACCAGACAGTTTCCTCATCTCCAAGTCGATATTGTGACCATTCCGGCTGGTAAAGACCCGGATGAGTATTTGCAGGAAAAGGGGCCAGAAGCTCTCAAGCAAATTTTCGAGCAGGACAGCAGTTCTATCAACGATTTTGCGCTGGAGTATTTGAAACACAATCGCAATTTGAGTAATACAGCCGACCTTAGTGCTTATACAACTGATTTGCTGACTTTTTTGTCAGAGCATCCTGATCCAATTGCGAATGATCTGACATTAAAAAAACTATCCGATCAGTTCGGGCTTAGCAGATCTGTTTTGGATCAATCCTTAACACAGCTTACAAGAAACAGCCCGCAGACTCGGGAAACCGGTCTACAAGGATTCGCTGAGCCAGATCCTGGGCCAGCCCCAGTACCAGCCGGCGCCGCAACTAGCTTACGCGATCCAATCAGTGGACAGCAGGCGATGATCGAAAGAAAAATGATCGTTTCGGCTATTTACCATGAATCTGTGTTTAAAGAGATAGAAAAAAATCAGACTTTTGTTTTTCAAAGCCCTGAAAACCAGTTATATTATTTTCTCATTAAGGGTTTTCGCAGCAGACATCCGGGAATGGAATCGATTGGATCGGCACTGATGGAAAATATGACAGCAGCAGAGCAAGAAAAATTTGCACCGCTGATTAATCAGCAATTGGCCCTTTATTCGACAGCTAACACTGATGCAATTGATGATTATATCTGGCAGTTGACCGTGAGGATTCCCTTTGAAAAACAGATTTTGAATTTAAAATCGCAAATCCAGACTGCTATTAATTTAAATCAAAGCGATCAAATTAAAGAACTGAATGTCAAATTGGCAAAATTAATGAAAGAAAAGGCGGAGAACAAACATGACTAA
- a CDS encoding tRNA (adenine(22)-N(1))-methyltransferase, with translation MAKLSDRLMAIYRLIPNGARVADIGTDHAAIPIALLETAKSPFIIASDVRKGPLFSAQEQIELADLDNPQQIELRLGSGLSVLQEDDDIDTIVMAGMGGELIAKLIEKIPTFLADSLLILQANNEEGMVREVIIQQKRTITDEKIIQEGRHFYEIIVSCAAGKPKTLTNRQMKFGPFLLEQNSDVFRLKWQKKRKHLANIKKILEESKQQGSLRYDSLQEEIKEIDEVLM, from the coding sequence ATGGCAAAATTGTCGGATCGCTTAATGGCAATCTATCGTTTGATCCCGAATGGCGCTCGTGTCGCTGATATTGGCACCGATCACGCGGCAATCCCGATTGCGCTTTTAGAAACAGCTAAATCACCTTTTATTATTGCTTCTGATGTGAGAAAGGGGCCTTTGTTTTCAGCCCAAGAGCAGATTGAATTAGCAGATTTAGATAATCCTCAGCAAATTGAACTCCGCCTTGGAAGCGGTCTAAGCGTTCTTCAGGAAGACGATGATATTGATACGATCGTGATGGCTGGCATGGGCGGCGAACTCATTGCTAAATTAATTGAAAAGATACCAACATTTTTGGCAGATAGTCTTCTTATTTTGCAGGCGAATAATGAAGAAGGCATGGTTAGAGAAGTGATTATTCAGCAAAAGCGCACCATTACTGATGAAAAGATTATTCAGGAAGGCCGGCATTTTTATGAGATTATTGTTTCCTGTGCTGCTGGCAAGCCCAAAACCTTAACGAACCGTCAGATGAAGTTCGGGCCCTTTCTCCTAGAGCAAAATTCGGATGTTTTTCGTCTGAAATGGCAGAAAAAGCGTAAGCACTTAGCCAATATTAAAAAAATTCTCGAAGAGTCGAAGCAGCAGGGAAGTTTGCGATACGATAGTTTGCAAGAAGAAATAAAAGAGATTGATGAGGTGTTAATGTGA